The genomic DNA CCCCAAATAATGTTGTCTCTAATTTGCAACATtagccacacacacacaaaaaaaccaaactacATAGTTTAAATTGTAGATAACTGGAACCggttagaatataaaataaagtgaaTTTGGTTTATAACACAGGTTAGACCCTAAACCCTTTCATTATATTGACTTGTTTGGTCTGATGGTCTCTCTCTCCGCCGCGCTCTCTTCTCTCTGGATCGAGCAAAATCAGAACCTACTcgattttcttcatcttctttgtcaaggtttgtgtttgatttcaACCTATACTGATTCAAAGAGCTAACTTTTTTCCCCTTCGATTAGATTAGTAAaggaatcaaatttttgtttaacctAAGCTGTGgacatatatatgaagaaaaaagggaaattgtcataaataccactaaaataggtttttattccaaaaattccacaatttagttttttttcaaaagtatcactaaaatgtatttttttccaaaaataccacataattgaactaaagttctaatactaaaaactaattcctaaattataaatactaaaccctacccctaaaaattataccctaaaactaaatttgtcaacccaaacataaaaaaataattctgcatctttaaaattcaattttttttgtgtttgtcgtaattttggaaaaaaaatctttgtggtatttttggaaaaaactaaatatgatatttttggaaaaaaactttttttgtggtatttaaagaaatttctcaaaaaaaaaaagtcctaaCTTTTATGAATCTCTTTTCTCTTACGTATCAGGCCAAAGTATGGAGCTTTCTGATGTAAACAACGACAAGAGCACACGACCAAAGCAGCCTCCAAAACGTTTCATCAAGAACCAAATGCCTGAATCAATCCTCAACGATGCGTCTCTCAACTCTGCTATCTCAATCCTCCCTTCAATATACGAGTTTGAGGTTCACAAGTGCGTTTGGCGGATCAAAAAATTGAAAGCTAAACACATCGCTCAAACGGGGAAGAACAACAAATCGAGATAATTATGTgaattggcaaaaaaaaaagctgatctgaattatttgttataattttattggctAATGGTTTTAACTGATGTATCAATACCAGGTTGAAAGTTAAAGACTGAAGTGTCAAGCCCtggagaaaaaaacattgtacttttattgtattgataaaatatgactcaaaaaatactattttatataatatgccAAATAATTATAGTACATAAGaatgtaattaaaataattttataaaaataaaacaaaaaattattttcctgCACTGCAGCACATATCactcatatataaataacaaaatgtacaaataacaatcattttttattaaaaataaagttaagtTGAACTTAGGCTTTAACTTTtattctagaatatatatatatatatatatatatatatatattaataaatgataatactacaaaatattaacgagTATTTACGGATCGGATAACAAAACGGGTAATGAGTTGGGTAACGGCACGgctatcaaaaattaaattagtaccTGATACTCGATCCTTAAtcacaaataatataattataatattcttCACTCAATCCTAAAACTGCGGGTACCCTTTCTCGGGACAGATACAAGACGAATAACAGATTGAATACGGGTAACGATATTAGTTTCCAAGCTTatctattagtagtttaatatgactcaaaactcactatataatattatattatataacatgtaaataaataataaaacataattataatctgaacaaataaaaacatataacaaaacaaaaaattattctccGCACTACCAGCGCAGATCAttatctaattttaatattaaaaatgcaTTGTTTCTCTAAATGACACgcagtttttttggtttgatataatacttttattaaaGGATATGGTTTTTCACAAATTACAATACTTTGCTACATCTTTATATTTGAGAgcagttttgatatttttatctCTAATAGACATTAGCTAGTGACAATATTTTTCTAACTCTTTTGattataactatatatttttttaaaaatagatagtAATATAACCATTGTTTTAGTATACCAACAAATAATTTCATGACAATGCGTAGTCGTTAGTAGAGTCAACAAACTAATATGACACCTCATCACCAATTTTGCAGATAACtataacaaaatttgtattttcttttccaCCTCCACGCAGTAGAGACCTAATATAGTACGGATATAGAAGTAAACTACCGGTTATATTCTACCTatcaagtttatatatatatatatatatatatatatatatatatatatattattccttctttgatctctttctaagtaaaataaaaatagagcaACTAATAATCTCACGACACAATGGATTTGAAGATTGATATAAATTAAGGCCATGAACGGAATGATTTTTGAAATTGGTTTTTAGCTTTTGGGTTTTAGgttttagtattttgtttttggtttctgttgaaaagatgaaaactttaaaaatgaaaggaaaagaATCAACGTtgagaagaaaatgagaaagaaatagaagagggtttttggtttttctttgaaaatgtattaaatctttcaaaaactagattttgtaaaatcttgaaAGGCAATTCAAAGCTGTATTTAATCTTGAAAAGGTATTAAATCTTTCAAAaccaattttgtaaaatcttgaaAGGCTGTAAAACTGGTTCTTAgaaaagcaaaaaccaaaatctagcCAAAAACTACTAAACAGTCAGGGCCTAATTTCTTTCATACTAAACAgtcataagaaacaaaaataataaaaaatagaccAACAAATTAAATTCCCTTTATTTCTTTCCTATTATTGTATCACTATTTTAATATGTGTGGATTtgtctttcaaattttttattcacTATAAATATCACAACGTGAAACTCTTTCTATCACTCAGAAAACAACTTTTAGCTATTCAATACACAAATACACATAACACATCTTTagacataagaaaaaaaaaaagcacaactCATCATGAGCATTTTGAAAGGAACAAAGAGGTTCATGCTCGTGGCGATGTTCATAGCATTTGTTGGTATAAGTAACCTAGACGTAGCAGCTGCGAAAGTGATTGGCTATCCAGCGATAGGACGTGGCGATCGCCCACCAGGATGTGATCATGGCAAATGTCCACCCGATCAACCGGCGAATCCGTACCAACGAGGATGTGATAAGTCACATAGATGTCGTGGTCCACCTTCACCTCCACCAgttcctaaaaactatatagagaaagagaaaaaagaacatggtcaatttataataatgtaaccATGCTCTATGAATTAAAAGAAAGCTATTCTAGATCTATTCCCATTATATTTTACAAGTGAATACATAATTTGTATTGATGTATTCTCTATgtctttatttcatatattataaaaggGAAAATTCCATAAAAAAACCATCAAGATGACAATAACTTCCAGTTTAAACCTCTAAACTATTATACTCTTAACTAAAAGCATTAAAGtgtcaaatttattaaatcaaacTTTCAATGTGGCATTCGTGTTCGTGGGTCCATATTTATCACCGGAACAGTTAACTTCGTTAACATAATAGTTGACTCCGTCAATTAAACAATAACTCCGTTCGTTCTATTAGGATTTTAAACgtcataattaattataaaaaggtaaaaacattacaaaggaaaaagaagtcaaaataaaacaatcaaataaaaataaatcattccATAAAACATAGACCATGTTCATACAAAATGCTTCCGAGTCACTACAAAAAGACAATGTGTAAGTCCTTTTTTTACTAACCCTAACCCCGAAATCAATTTGATTTTgggcattttttgttttatttttgttttaattgtttttattagtagaaaaatatattaaaaatcacatGTGGGTTATTAAACGAATGGAGTTATTGTTCAGATGACGGGGTGAACTATTCCGTTAACGGAGTTAACTGTTCCGATGATATATGTGGACCGGCGAACCCGGATGCCACATTGAAGgtttgatttaataaatttgataCTTTGGTGGTTTTAGCTGGGAGTATAATAGTTTGGAGGTTTAAACTGGAAGTCACTGCCACCCTGGTGTTTTTTTTATGGGATTTTCCctattataaaaccaaaaaaaaaaaaaatcaaataaaggTGAGGTTATACCTTTATCTGTAAACAATTATCCTTAAATATCAAATAAAGGTGAGGTTCAAAAAGTGTTTCTAGATTAAAATGTCTGTAAATTTGTAggatatttataaagaaatctAGGTAACAACCCGTGTAGAATAAATCTAACTAATATCCATTTGTGTCAAACACTCATGTGGAGGTGTCAGTCGACAAAGCtagaatttttgagaaatgtcGAGtaggtgtcgattgacaccaggagggagggtgtcgatcgacaaacACCTTAGCCAGgtggcagtgtcgatcgacaccaagcgggattcggtcgacaccaaccttcaGCAGACCGTTGATacttgtttttctggtttgattgtattgttggttgtttgttgaACATTGAATTCTCAATTGCTTTTGtttatagcctagtagatgggaggattgcctcactgagtgtttatgacaatactcatgcatctcaattgttgtttgcggtgcaggtaatgacaaagtgtgatcgtggaatcaaggcaatgaagatgaggatgttctagtggctcgttgacGTGTTGTCTGGTCTCTTTTAGATTGCTAGATttgagtcattagaatgttgctaggttgctggttttttGCTTCATGACATTGTTGGTtgatttattattggttatttaaatttttattagataattgttggtttaatgttggttattTTCGCTGTTTGATGTGAATGTTGTTACgatgttagtgagtatgggatcaccagttaaatattatattagaaaCAAATGGGCCGGGTCGTTTttgtttggtatcagagctcttacGGTTTTAGGTATGGATTCATTGTGTTTCCGTTGTTGATGTTTCAGATTTGATGCCTTTGAgagattatgtgagttagtcgaTTGTGTGTGGCATAGGATCCTAGAATATCCTCTTCGAGCTTTTAATGAGATTTCATGGtaagttgtgtgtttgtgtttgtggtttgaattgtgtgcttagccttctgtctTGGTAGTGCAAATGGTTAGATGTGGAGCTACtgctggtcgtggtcatggaaGAATATGTGGTGGTGGATGCGAACGTGGTCATGGTAGAGGCAAAGGCCCAGTTGTTAGTGAAACTGTGGATCAGATTATGACGGCAGAGGGTGTAGGTAGGTCGCAGGCATTCCAGGAGGGGTCAGTGAGTGTGGCCGGTAGTGGTACCGATGGGGCCGTAGGTGCTGGTCAGTGTATGGTTTCTATGTTGGATTTACCAGAGATATTGGGGTTCCAAGTGGGGGTCGCAGTTCATAGAGCCCCTGGTTGACCTGCTACCGTTGCGGACTTGCTGGCGCGgatgttggagcggttgccgaGAGTCGTACCGGTGCAGGCTCCGGTGGTGCCGCTTGTGGCGGCAAGGTGTAACAGCCAGTTGGTGCTGGTGAAGGAGATTATTCTCATTATGTCAGCATGCTAAAGGAGATGTGTAGGATCAGTATGGGGTACTTTTTGGGTGGTACCGACCCTAATGTGGTTGATGCATGGAATACGAGGCTGGAACGCAACTTCAagtctctcagatgtcctgaggagtatCAGATGGACATAGGGATCCACTACCTGGCAGATGATGCCTACTTGTGGTAGAGGTCGGTGGTTGCCATGAAGGTGCAGAGAGTGATGATTTGGGTTGACTAACTCACCAGTAGCGTtcatgaggttgatgaacaatGGGTTCCACATGTTTTTTGGATGTGTCTGTTATCATCTTCATTGACGATATTCTGGTGTACTTTAAGAGTtttgaggagcatgcagtataATTGAGAATAGTGTTGGGGAAGCTGCAGGAGCTGAAACTGTTCGCTAAATTGAGCAAGTGCGTTCCTGCGTTGCGGATATGAAGTCTCATTCGAAGCTTTGAGACTATCATGTATGACTTTAATAAAGATGGGGTTTTAGTTCATGTACCATATGCTGCGGGTTTCTTAGTAATTGAGCAGTTTTTGACAGAGGGGGAGAAACAAGGTTTTGtatgtggtgaatgatgatgatgaatgtatgcaatggtgagatatgaatggatggatggatgggtgtttcaattccccttatgctgttacagtataagaggtatcaatcctaaatgagtgtttgtgaacaattaagatgtgcatatgaatctaagttaagacaaatgtaaagattgcttgtcactaacaatcctaagatgaaaatgtaaagatgcagaaagtaaactacaagaactactGAATGATTGCAACAGTAATGAtactagaacagaaatagaaactactactaatgaactaatgcaagacaggtaatgaactgaaaactaaatgaatgcaacagaaatgcaaataggaAAGAAAtaggacaatcacaaatcataaacaggagttctggggatgaactcgagcaagcactcgaccgagtgtaggtcgagtacagggtcgagctggattaatccgggaaacagagcaacacaataaaaacagagcaatgcaaatacaaatcaaacaacaagcaagcaacatgaTTA from Camelina sativa cultivar DH55 chromosome 2, Cs, whole genome shotgun sequence includes the following:
- the LOC109127648 gene encoding protein RALF-like 28; its protein translation is MSILKGTKRFMLVAMFIAFVGISNLDVAAAKVIGYPAIGRGDRPPGCDHGKCPPDQPANPYQRGCDKSHRCRGPPSPPPVPKNYIEKEKKEHGQFIIM